Proteins from one Diprion similis isolate iyDipSimi1 chromosome 3, iyDipSimi1.1, whole genome shotgun sequence genomic window:
- the LOC124404763 gene encoding probable uridine nucleosidase 2, protein MGDFNINILLMLVLSSLSCIISSAVITPVRKLLIDTDAGGDDAVAIIMATESENLKEGPKVVGITCVNGNAYVDNVALNVLKILKTVNRLDIPVYKGASHPLLLPDKKDYYFGQDGFGDFYYPDPPSTDLINETHAVNAMIDLVKQYPGELTILALGPLTNIALAVRIYPEFLDNLEELIVMGGSTEGRGNSQPGIEFNFAADPAANFVVFNSSTSRPTILIPRETTRRAGVPTSFRKSLTNSNNTKIWLIDSATATIATRKPNAIYSYWPDAVAAAVVLTSGTIVTKSEGYYSDAIYEGTKTAGMIVVDYTNITKNAANTNVIQNVNATVYLQLLSRYLL, encoded by the exons ATGGGTGATTTTAATATCAACATACTACTGATGCTTGTCTTATCTAGTTTGAG TTGCATCATCTCGTCAGCTGTGATAACTCCAGTAAGGAAGCTGTTGATCGACACGGACGCGGGGGGTGACGATGCGGTCGCCATTATCATGGCTACAGAATCCGAAAATCTTAAGGAGGGACCAAAAGTGGTTGGCATTACTTGCGTCAATGGAAATGCTTACGTTGACAACGTCGCCCTGAATGTTCTGAAGATTCTTAAAACCGTAAACAGGCTTGAC attcCAGTGTACAAGGGTGCATCCCATCCATTGCTGTTGCCCGACAAGAAAGATTATTATTTCGGCCAGGATGGATTCGGAGACTTTTATTACCCTGATCCTCCCTCGACTGACTTGATCAATGAGACGCACGCTGTGAACGCGATGATTGACCTCGTGAAGCAGTATCCAG GCGAGCTGACGATCCTAGCTTTGGGACCACTGACGAACATCGCCTTGGCTGTTAGAATTTACCCGGAATTCCTGGACAATCTAGAGGAGCTGATCGTCATGGGTGGAAGTACCGAAGGTCGAGGAAATTCGCAGCCTGGAATTGAATTCAACTTTGCTGCTGATCCGGCGGCAAACTTCGTCGTTTTTAACTCGTCAACGTCGAGGCCGACGATCCTGATACCTCGGGAAACCACTCGAAGAGCCGGGGTACCAACG AGTTTCAGGAAGTCTTTAACCAATTCAAATAACACAAAAATttggttaatcgattccgcaACCGCAACCATTGCCACTAGAAAACCGAATGCAATCTACTCGTACTGGCCTGATgcagttgctgctgctgtcgtCCTGACTTCCGGTACCATCGTGACTAAGTCGGAAGGATACTATTCGGACGCTATTTACGAGGGCACGAAAACGGCCGGGATGATCGTGGTCGACTATACAAACATCACCAAGAACGCTGCCAACACGAACGTGATTCAAAACGTAAACGCAACCGTTTACCTGCAACTACTTTCAAGATACCTGTTATAA
- the LOC124404766 gene encoding lysozyme C-1-like has translation MTRNGFALLSLFAVSLAIGCSGKVYNRCELARELKDMPGVIPEHVATWVCIAYHESRFDTSAIGRGNGDWSWDHGLFQLSDRYWCGRNRIGGACGLACASLRDEDIANDMQCMRVIFEEHKRLSGDGFNAWAVYGRCRGPRADRFISGCFDGFEIDENDL, from the coding sequence ATGACGAGAAACGGTTTCGCACTACTATCTCTGTTCGCGGTGAGCCTTGCGATTGGCTGTTCAGGGAAAGTTTATAACCGTTGCGAACTAGCTAGAGAGTTGAAGGACATGCCGGGGGTGATTCCCGAGCACGTTGCGACCTGGGTCTGCATCGCGTACCACGAATCGAGGTTCGACACTTCCGCGATCGGTCGAGGAAACGGGGACTGGTCCTGGGATCACGGTCTGTTCCAGCTGAGCGATCGGTACTGGTGCGGACGGAACAGGATTGGCGGAGCCTGCGGCTTGGCCTGCGCCTCTCTCAGGGACGAGGACATCGCGAACGACATGCAGTGCATGCGGGTCATATTCGAGGAGCACAAACGACTATCGGGCGATGGTTTCAACGCCTGGGCCGTTTATGGACGGTGTCGGGGCCCGAGGGCAGATAGATTTATTTCCGGGTGTTTCGACGGGTTCGAGATCGATGAAAACGACCTTTAA